One stretch of Bacteroidota bacterium DNA includes these proteins:
- a CDS encoding RHS repeat-associated core domain-containing protein, whose translation MKKILFCVTFLALYSSLVTAQNSDLNIAEQILHQSIGQHQLPILVFGPQKYDRATGSPQTVTQSFTLPSNTSVPYTLIVVNPFSLGSTVTSATISINGTTIFSPSDFKKFHPLLTKSVALQATNMIQVTVAGKPKTFLLLAVIGKHSTTQQDTIPPTLSLSSPVDGFITNTNNVTVNGIATDQSAVTVMVNGSAVTVGSGGAFSTAVTLSEGTNTITVIATDASNNQTTKVRTVIKDAISPSLTVSTPENGTTTIQLTTLVQGTVYDSTTVLLTINGLSVSVSPAGTFTYSLSLNEGSNEITTVATDASGNSTTDTRTVTRSTIPPAITVSSPTDGGITNQSLVTVSGTVSSTNTTELKVNGTIVTIGSGGTFSTAVLLSEGTNAITIIATDNVGNTSTVIRTVRLDSTDPTISISQPPQGYITTQSSSDIIGTIFDSTAVTVTVNGNPVTLAAGGVLNISVSLVEGNNTVIIIATDQAGNSSTITRNIIKDSTIPQLTVSAPNDGIYTTQTSVVVSGTVTDGTTVSLSINGNLVSIGSGGVFSQTIFLNEGANAISVVAIDAAGNNATVTRTVIKDAIPPTVVLYSPASDTLTKQSSITINGTVADSAVITVTFNGDTVIVGSDGSYSGNVQLNEGKNIITIIATDAAENSTTVTRTVTMDSTPPSMTVSDPTEGIITIQNSVAVSGTVNDSTTVTVVMNGDTVEVNSGTFTHSVTLNEGHNIITIVATDGAGNLTTLTRTVIKDSQNPSLTVVNPENGIIVNQNSIVVSGTVFDSTIVVLTVNGTSVLIDSTGSFNLSFGLVEGLNNITITATDAAGNISTIIRTIILDSQSPLLIITSPANNLITNQTSVTISGSFSDSNEVVMSVNGNIVLHDGNGNFTTSVVLSEGTNTITIESIDAAGNISTEMRTVILDTVQPTLVVTSPNNSLLTQNSLITVNGTVNDSSFVTITINGNAVTAINGIYSSQVALNEGSNTIIIVVTDAAGNISTETRTVVRDSSVPTLTVTIPANNSITNQTSVFVSGTVIDSTTASITVNGTLLSIGSNGSFGVVLSLVEGINTITIVATDAAGNSATETKIVRLDTASPTVTNIVPADGITTQLNSAIISGSIDDSTATSLTINSIPVVINPNGSFSQQVILVEGVNIISLVITDAAGNSTSIFRSITYSTIPSDPKSIAPPLDTTVTTTIYDVTKFLYTGSQPIQTGVDTSKLTATRLAVIRGKVLSSCGTPLPGAKIMVLSHPEYGQTISRNDGMFDLVLNGGGYLTLQYSKSGFIPAQRQVQTDWLNYTNADSVILLPADSVATLIINQAVSQSAQSSTVTDADGTRRATLIFEPNTISTMSFSNGTSQSLDTITLRATEYGLSGSCVVSLPGTLPPTSALGYGVELTSDEAVNGNAKSVFFDKPFALYVNNFLTLPIGSKVPTAYFDSSKGIWTPINDGRAVKIISISSGLANLDVTGSGSISAQVNLDSLGISNDERQMLASMYGIGESFMRIETNRLGSFSFSWPFGPPVTAQWPKLPGPTKQTLDKDCTTSGSIIGIQNQTLGEVLPITGTPFSIYYKSDRVPGRKDAFSLSIPLTGVTLPPGLNRIFLDIEVAGQFFTYDFTPSVNLSYNFEWDGKDAYGRTLQGRQPIKTSIGYNYNASFQIPQGGQSFGNTSGSTLNKRRSNTTSTLWQYWSGLVGIWSEASRSLGSWTFNNHHVYDAVGQRLYYGDGNTRSAENANLVMTTVIGNGSGSYPGGTIAHDSDLAIQAPLNSPDGLAFGPEGNIYVTQTNNNLIQVVKNDGRIYRIAGALTSGGGSTFGYNGDNIPAISASLSNPMGIAVSPDGSIYFADTQIHRIRKISPDGIITTVAGKATIQYINGRGFSGDGGLAVNAELASPSNVAIGPDGSIYIADDANYRVRKVNPNGIITTIAGNGGFAFNGDNIPATTAAIGRISSLAVGEDGSVYFGSSASQKRIRRVGPDGIIRTIAGTGTGSFSGDCNAATSATINGSEGIDVDSKNNIIFSDNFGGTGNKRIRRVSVGGTISTIGGSGNGNFNGDGLPATGANIDLPFSVRFAPDGSMFFSDIFSGRVRKISKPFPQFSLNTNVIPSEDGSELFIFNYAGRHEQTLDALTGVIKFDFYYNSKGLLTHIRDIDSLFTTIERDSTGKATVVISPYGQRTYLYINNDGYLDSLTNPAGETNRFTYDGGGLMKTMSNPKNKLYKFTYNSKGLLTKDEDPLGGFKALNRTEFSGGYQVEMTTALGKKTTYRVERVTPGGVLVTKTDENGQNTLTRENPDGTSTITSPDSTVTIVLAGPDPRFGMMVPVDKSKITRKPSGLTTTESHGRLITQMAGLQVMGLRDSSIINGRVSKSDYSGITRTITSTTSLGRKKVSFIDTKGRVVKDSIPGITSKTNTYNSKGQLVQTKQGTRVTMFTYDNLGRLQSIQDPMLRTSSTLYDSVGRSILQILPDGRTIGYSYDANSNMTSLTPPSKPAHEFAYDDVDQKSAYNPPLLPVDGLTPTGYEYNLDKQNVKVVRADSTTLLFVYDTTGGAANGNTHIKTLTFDRGTISHDYNAKSGLITKIISAENDTLLYTYDGTMPIKEEWRGAVRGYVTIQYDSSFRVIAQKVNGGDSIGFKYNTDDQLTSVGALKLAYNSTNGLPIADTLVNVTTAISYSTLGEVSGLNAKYSGNSIFATSYTRDSLGRITTLNETIQGEAKVFRYAYDLAGRLEKVWRNDTLASQYVYDSTGNRLAKITTVSVDSGSYDVQDRLFNYANISYSYTLNGELQSKIEGIDTTYYSYDALGNLIDVRLPNGDVIVYLIDANNRRIGKKLNGQIIKRWIYENQLRPIAELDSNDNVVARFVYIDKPNVPEYIVKSGISYRIVTDHLGSVRLVLNSTTGIVVSRFDYDEYGNIINQIDSLDLPFGYAGGLFDTQTKLVRFGARDYDVTAGRWTSKDPILFEGKDINIFCYATSDPINFNDPNGKFFGLSSFWSNVIIQTSIGAATGAVMGAITMGKNSIDEAQSGGLFGFIAGVIGVKGHVAGIFFELLTNNDEIGKSGNPKQIGIATFLPEGFDSDLVAGFSYATKDKSGVYNQTQLKSWSEIYGWRNHNDPY comes from the coding sequence ATGAAAAAAATCCTTTTTTGTGTAACCTTTCTGGCATTATACTCATCGTTAGTAACTGCCCAAAATTCTGATCTCAACATTGCGGAACAAATACTTCACCAAAGTATCGGACAACATCAGTTACCGATATTGGTGTTTGGGCCCCAAAAATATGATCGCGCAACGGGCAGCCCGCAAACAGTAACACAGTCATTTACACTTCCTTCCAATACTTCGGTACCGTACACACTTATTGTGGTCAATCCCTTTAGCTTGGGTAGCACCGTAACTAGTGCAACAATTAGTATTAATGGAACAACAATATTTTCCCCGTCTGACTTTAAAAAATTTCACCCGTTATTGACGAAGAGTGTCGCGCTGCAGGCGACCAATATGATTCAAGTTACCGTTGCAGGAAAACCAAAAACATTTCTTCTATTAGCCGTGATTGGAAAACATTCGACAACGCAACAGGACACCATCCCCCCTACGCTTTCACTATCTTCGCCGGTCGATGGTTTTATAACGAACACAAACAATGTAACTGTAAATGGAATTGCAACGGATCAATCAGCGGTTACGGTAATGGTTAATGGTTCAGCAGTAACGGTCGGATCCGGTGGCGCTTTTTCAACAGCCGTAACACTTAGTGAAGGAACGAATACGATTACAGTGATAGCAACAGACGCGAGCAATAATCAAACAACCAAAGTGCGCACAGTTATCAAGGATGCAATTTCACCATCGCTGACTGTTTCCACCCCCGAGAACGGAACCACGACGATTCAATTAACAACACTTGTGCAGGGGACGGTATACGATTCCACGACCGTATTGCTTACCATTAACGGTTTATCTGTTTCAGTGAGTCCTGCCGGAACATTTACATATTCATTATCTTTGAATGAAGGATCGAATGAAATCACTACTGTTGCAACCGACGCATCGGGAAATTCAACGACCGATACGCGCACCGTTACCAGAAGCACCATTCCACCCGCAATCACGGTTTCATCCCCAACGGACGGCGGAATAACAAATCAATCATTGGTTACTGTAAGTGGAACAGTATCAAGTACCAACACAACAGAACTGAAAGTGAACGGGACTATTGTTACAATCGGTTCTGGCGGCACCTTTAGTACTGCTGTCTTACTATCCGAAGGAACAAATGCAATTACTATTATTGCCACCGATAATGTTGGGAATACTTCTACAGTCATTCGCACGGTTCGGTTGGACTCTACAGATCCAACTATTTCAATTTCGCAGCCTCCTCAAGGTTACATCACCACCCAATCAAGTAGTGATATAATTGGGACAATATTCGATTCAACGGCAGTCACTGTTACAGTCAATGGAAACCCGGTCACTCTCGCAGCAGGAGGTGTGTTAAATATTTCTGTTTCATTGGTTGAAGGAAACAATACAGTTATTATTATTGCAACTGATCAAGCTGGAAATAGTTCTACAATAACACGAAATATTATTAAAGACAGCACAATACCACAGTTAACAGTTTCTGCTCCGAACGATGGGATTTATACAACGCAAACATCTGTTGTCGTTTCCGGTACGGTTACAGATGGCACTACTGTTTCCCTTTCCATCAATGGAAATCTTGTTTCTATCGGCAGCGGCGGAGTTTTTTCGCAAACTATTTTCTTAAACGAAGGAGCGAATGCAATCTCAGTTGTAGCGATTGATGCCGCGGGGAATAATGCCACAGTAACACGTACGGTGATTAAGGATGCCATTCCACCAACAGTAGTACTCTATTCTCCTGCCAGCGATACCCTTACAAAGCAATCGAGCATTACCATTAATGGCACAGTTGCTGATTCTGCTGTTATTACTGTCACTTTCAATGGAGATACTGTTATCGTCGGTTCAGACGGTTCGTATTCAGGAAATGTGCAATTAAACGAAGGAAAGAATATTATCACTATCATCGCAACGGATGCGGCGGAAAATTCCACAACGGTCACCCGTACGGTGACAATGGATTCAACGCCGCCATCAATGACCGTTAGTGATCCTACTGAAGGGATAATAACAATTCAAAACTCGGTAGCGGTGAGCGGTACTGTAAATGATTCGACAACAGTGACGGTTGTAATGAATGGAGATACTGTTGAAGTGAACAGCGGAACATTTACCCATTCGGTCACCCTCAATGAAGGTCACAACATTATCACAATTGTAGCAACTGACGGGGCAGGAAACTTAACGACATTGACGCGGACTGTGATCAAAGATTCTCAAAATCCAAGTCTTACTGTCGTAAACCCTGAAAACGGCATAATCGTAAATCAAAATTCTATAGTTGTTTCAGGCACAGTGTTTGATTCGACAATAGTGGTTCTTACTGTTAACGGAACATCTGTTCTCATTGATTCGACCGGATCATTTAACCTGTCTTTCGGATTGGTTGAAGGATTGAACAATATTACTATTACCGCAACTGACGCTGCAGGGAATATTTCGACAATTATCCGCACAATAATTCTTGATTCACAATCACCTCTTTTGATCATTACTTCACCAGCAAATAACCTTATTACGAATCAAACAAGTGTCACGATCTCAGGATCGTTTTCAGATTCCAATGAGGTTGTAATGAGTGTGAACGGCAATATAGTTTTGCATGACGGAAATGGAAATTTCACTACATCAGTGGTGTTAAGCGAAGGGACAAACACGATCACAATCGAATCGATTGATGCGGCGGGAAATATTTCAACAGAAATGCGCACGGTGATTTTGGACACTGTTCAGCCGACGCTTGTTGTTACTTCGCCAAATAACAGCTTGTTGACACAAAACTCTCTCATCACAGTCAATGGAACCGTTAATGATTCATCCTTTGTCACAATAACTATTAATGGAAATGCAGTTACAGCCATCAATGGAATCTACAGCAGCCAGGTGGCATTGAATGAAGGGAGCAATACAATAATTATTGTTGTAACCGATGCTGCAGGGAATATTTCGACCGAAACGCGTACCGTTGTCCGTGATTCTTCAGTACCGACTCTGACAGTGACAATTCCGGCAAACAACAGTATTACAAATCAAACTTCTGTGTTTGTTTCGGGAACTGTAATAGATTCAACGACAGCATCCATAACAGTCAACGGCACATTGCTTTCTATTGGAAGCAACGGAAGTTTTGGTGTTGTTTTATCGCTTGTGGAAGGAATAAACACGATTACAATCGTTGCAACAGATGCAGCAGGAAATAGTGCGACAGAAACAAAGATTGTGCGATTAGATACCGCCTCACCGACAGTGACGAATATTGTTCCCGCTGATGGAATAACCACACAATTAAACAGTGCTATTATTTCAGGCTCAATTGATGATTCAACCGCAACATCACTTACGATTAATTCAATTCCCGTAGTAATAAATCCGAATGGCTCATTTTCACAACAAGTGATTCTTGTTGAAGGGGTGAATATTATTTCACTTGTCATTACTGATGCTGCAGGGAACAGTACGTCAATTTTCAGATCAATTACCTATTCTACAATTCCGTCGGATCCGAAATCGATCGCACCTCCGCTTGATACGACTGTAACAACAACGATTTATGACGTCACAAAATTTTTATACACCGGATCGCAGCCGATTCAAACAGGAGTTGACACTTCGAAACTTACTGCAACAAGATTGGCAGTGATACGGGGGAAAGTACTTTCAAGCTGCGGCACTCCATTACCGGGAGCAAAAATAATGGTGTTGAGTCATCCGGAATACGGACAAACAATTTCCAGAAACGATGGAATGTTCGACCTTGTTTTGAACGGTGGTGGCTATTTGACATTACAATACTCAAAATCAGGATTCATCCCGGCACAAAGACAAGTACAAACCGACTGGTTGAACTATACTAATGCAGACAGTGTTATTCTTCTTCCTGCAGATTCCGTTGCGACTCTTATTATCAATCAGGCAGTATCGCAAAGCGCACAGAGCAGCACAGTCACCGATGCTGATGGAACCCGTCGTGCCACATTGATCTTTGAACCCAATACAATATCGACGATGAGTTTTTCGAATGGTACAAGCCAATCGCTAGATACAATAACACTGCGTGCTACTGAATATGGATTAAGCGGAAGTTGCGTTGTTTCTTTACCCGGCACGTTACCGCCAACAAGTGCTCTCGGATATGGTGTTGAATTAACAAGCGATGAGGCGGTCAATGGCAATGCCAAAAGCGTATTTTTTGATAAGCCATTTGCACTGTATGTGAACAACTTCTTAACACTGCCAATTGGGAGCAAGGTACCTACGGCATATTTTGATTCATCGAAAGGGATCTGGACACCGATTAATGACGGTAGAGCTGTTAAAATTATTTCTATTAGCAGCGGATTGGCAAATCTTGATGTTACCGGAAGTGGTTCGATTTCCGCACAAGTCAATTTGGATTCACTTGGCATCAGTAACGATGAGCGCCAGATGCTTGCATCGATGTATGGTATCGGTGAAAGTTTCATGAGAATTGAAACAAATCGCCTTGGTTCATTTTCGTTCAGTTGGCCCTTCGGTCCTCCTGTCACAGCACAATGGCCGAAACTGCCTGGACCAACAAAGCAGACACTTGATAAAGACTGCACTACCTCCGGTTCTATCATCGGAATTCAAAATCAAACGCTCGGTGAGGTTTTGCCCATAACCGGGACGCCATTCAGTATTTATTACAAGAGCGACAGAGTTCCCGGAAGAAAAGATGCATTTTCATTGAGTATACCTTTAACTGGTGTTACACTCCCACCAGGGTTGAATCGAATCTTTCTTGATATTGAAGTTGCGGGACAGTTTTTTACCTATGATTTTACCCCATCTGTAAATCTTTCATACAATTTTGAATGGGATGGAAAAGATGCGTACGGGCGAACACTGCAAGGACGTCAACCAATAAAGACTTCAATCGGATATAATTACAACGCAAGCTTCCAGATACCACAAGGCGGTCAGTCTTTTGGAAATACGTCGGGCTCGACATTGAATAAACGTCGTTCGAATACAACTTCAACACTGTGGCAATACTGGTCCGGTTTGGTTGGGATATGGAGCGAAGCCTCGCGCAGTCTCGGAAGTTGGACATTCAATAATCACCATGTATATGATGCGGTTGGTCAACGATTGTATTACGGCGATGGTAATACGCGAAGCGCAGAAAATGCAAACCTGGTTATGACCACTGTGATAGGCAATGGAAGCGGAAGCTATCCCGGTGGAACAATTGCACATGATAGCGACTTAGCTATACAGGCGCCGTTAAATTCGCCTGATGGTTTGGCATTTGGCCCTGAAGGAAATATTTACGTCACCCAAACGAATAATAATCTAATTCAAGTAGTGAAAAATGATGGGAGAATTTATAGAATTGCCGGTGCATTGACCAGTGGAGGCGGGTCGACGTTTGGTTACAATGGCGATAATATTCCTGCGATTTCTGCATCGCTTTCAAATCCGATGGGAATTGCTGTTTCTCCGGACGGAAGCATTTATTTTGCTGATACACAAATTCATCGGATTCGTAAGATCAGCCCTGACGGAATAATAACAACGGTTGCAGGCAAAGCAACAATACAGTATATCAATGGACGAGGATTCAGCGGAGACGGCGGTCTTGCAGTGAATGCTGAACTTGCTTCACCTTCTAATGTTGCCATTGGTCCTGATGGCAGTATTTATATTGCAGATGACGCAAATTACAGGGTTCGAAAAGTCAATCCAAATGGAATCATCACGACTATTGCCGGCAATGGTGGCTTTGCGTTTAATGGAGATAATATTCCGGCTACCACTGCTGCAATTGGTAGAATTTCCTCGCTTGCCGTTGGAGAAGACGGGAGTGTCTATTTTGGTTCCTCCGCCAGTCAAAAGCGAATACGGCGCGTAGGACCTGATGGAATCATCAGAACAATAGCAGGAACCGGAACAGGATCATTCAGCGGAGACTGTAATGCAGCAACTTCGGCAACAATTAATGGTTCCGAGGGAATCGATGTTGATAGTAAAAACAATATTATTTTTTCGGATAATTTTGGAGGAACTGGTAATAAACGCATTCGCCGTGTAAGTGTAGGAGGCACAATTTCGACTATCGGTGGAAGCGGTAATGGTAATTTTAATGGAGATGGATTGCCTGCAACGGGTGCAAATATTGATCTGCCATTCAGTGTGAGATTTGCCCCTGATGGTTCGATGTTTTTTAGTGATATTTTTAGCGGACGTGTTCGTAAAATTTCCAAACCGTTTCCTCAGTTTTCTCTTAATACGAATGTTATCCCTTCGGAAGATGGCAGTGAATTATTCATCTTCAATTATGCGGGGAGACACGAACAGACTCTGGACGCGTTGACCGGTGTTATTAAATTCGATTTTTATTATAACTCAAAGGGACTACTCACTCACATCCGTGATATTGATAGTCTGTTCACCACGATTGAACGAGATTCAACAGGAAAAGCAACCGTAGTCATATCACCGTACGGGCAACGGACGTATTTATACATCAATAATGATGGATATCTCGATTCACTGACAAACCCAGCTGGAGAGACAAACCGTTTTACATATGACGGCGGTGGATTGATGAAGACGATGAGCAATCCGAAAAATAAGCTCTATAAATTTACCTACAATTCGAAGGGTCTCCTCACGAAAGATGAAGATCCGCTCGGCGGATTCAAAGCGTTGAATAGGACTGAATTCAGCGGCGGGTATCAGGTTGAAATGACAACAGCACTTGGAAAGAAAACCACTTACCGTGTTGAGCGTGTTACCCCCGGTGGTGTTCTTGTAACAAAAACTGACGAAAATGGGCAAAACACTTTGACACGTGAAAATCCTGACGGCACATCAACCATCACGTCTCCTGATAGTACGGTTACGATTGTTCTTGCCGGACCTGACCCACGGTTTGGGATGATGGTTCCAGTTGATAAAAGCAAAATCACTCGCAAGCCGAGCGGATTAACCACTACAGAGTCTCATGGCAGACTGATAACACAAATGGCCGGATTGCAGGTAATGGGATTGAGAGACAGTTCCATTATCAACGGTCGAGTTTCAAAAAGTGATTATAGCGGAATTACGCGAACAATCACCAGCACTACGTCATTGGGAAGGAAGAAAGTCAGTTTCATTGATACAAAAGGGAGAGTGGTTAAAGATTCTATTCCAGGAATTACATCTAAAACGAACACATATAATTCAAAAGGACAGTTGGTTCAGACAAAGCAAGGAACACGTGTAACAATGTTCACGTACGACAATCTTGGACGCCTGCAAAGTATTCAAGATCCGATGCTGAGAACTTCTTCAACTTTGTATGATTCTGTTGGAAGATCAATACTGCAAATCCTACCTGACGGCAGAACAATCGGTTATTCGTATGATGCAAACAGCAATATGACTTCGTTAACGCCTCCGAGTAAACCGGCGCACGAATTTGCATATGATGATGTCGATCAGAAGTCGGCTTACAATCCGCCATTGCTTCCAGTTGATGGCTTAACACCAACAGGATATGAGTACAATCTTGACAAACAAAATGTAAAAGTAGTGCGCGCCGATAGTACAACATTACTGTTTGTGTATGATACAACCGGCGGCGCTGCGAACGGCAACACTCACATCAAAACTCTTACATTTGACAGAGGAACAATCTCACACGATTACAATGCAAAAAGTGGACTTATTACCAAAATAATTTCTGCAGAAAACGATACGCTGCTTTATACCTACGATGGCACAATGCCAATAAAAGAAGAATGGCGTGGTGCCGTGCGTGGTTATGTGACAATACAATATGACAGCAGTTTTAGAGTTATTGCTCAAAAGGTTAACGGTGGAGACAGTATTGGTTTTAAATATAATACTGACGATCAACTTACAAGTGTTGGTGCATTAAAACTTGCATATAATTCCACAAATGGATTGCCGATTGCTGATACACTTGTAAATGTTACAACGGCAATATCGTATAGCACCCTCGGTGAAGTCTCTGGATTGAATGCGAAGTATTCCGGCAATTCTATTTTTGCAACATCATATACAAGAGATTCGCTTGGCAGAATTACGACACTCAATGAGACCATCCAAGGTGAGGCAAAAGTATTTCGTTATGCATATGATCTTGCAGGAAGATTGGAAAAGGTTTGGAGAAACGATACTCTTGCCTCACAATATGTGTATGATTCGACGGGCAATCGACTTGCTAAGATAACAACAGTTTCAGTTGACTCAGGCAGTTATGATGTTCAAGACAGGCTTTTTAACTATGCAAATATTTCTTACTCATATACACTCAACGGTGAATTACAAAGTAAGATTGAAGGTATTGATACTACTTATTACTCTTATGATGCTTTGGGTAATTTAATCGATGTTCGTTTACCAAATGGGGATGTGATTGTGTATTTAATCGATGCAAATAACAGGCGGATTGG